aatgcttttgaaagacaGTTGGAAATTATACATGCTCTGCCGTTTCAGCTCTCATCCAGGATGTTACTATGCCACACCAATAAACACTGCTTAGGAATGGTCCGATGAAACGTGGCATGGACCTTAAGGCATCACCCTGGCCTCCAAATTTCACAGATCTAAATCTGATACCGCGTGTCACAACCCAGAGGACACAAAGGCTCGGTCACCATCTCCCTGCTACCACACACCACAGGATTTcccagatttgcacaaaacttaagcaatatgtttgaaatgtcgataaaacacaatttcaagaTTACTGAGTTTTGATTgggtgatgttctgtgacttctacTCTGGTCATAGCATtccaagaaacatggcgatggatgtGCGAAACATCAGtatctttatttctattgcagccaccgcactagctgtcattatttccaatccaaggccacataggcgtgttatggagcaataatggaaaggcaagccccttttacgtatgagggatttttgAGAGGTAGAAGTCCTCAATTTcaaagaggaattgtggattcaaaacttccagatgatctgctcaacttttgaagagtgctgtgatgcaataacacctcttgtagcgcctgctgcatcatgagggagccaatGCCTATTGACAAGTGTGTAGTCAtcgcatcatgtgacctattaATGGGGGGTACCTCCGAAGTACCCGCATGTCCCACAAACACTTGGTCAGATTGAGATCATTGGAATTTGAAGGCCAGGTCGATGCCTTGAGCTCTCTGTCACATTCATTCATGATCTGTTTGTATGCCTTCGTGATGGCAATAACCAAAGCCAGAGGCCTGAGGTGTCATTCTtacaaacacaatatttcaagataccttgagggatttttttcccctcaattttggcacaaatggtctcttagactcaaggatgagctgattagattttggtggtcaaaggtcaaggtcactgggaGCTTGAATATGCCTTAATCTCTTGAATACGATATCTGAATTTGGTCTTGAGGGAAAATCTGGTGGCtgaatgtcaaaggtcaaggtcatggtaaACTTACAAATCATGTTTATGACCATAACTCGAGAATTCATACGCTCAGATTTCACCTGAATGGCGCGCCCACTGGCTGCCCTTTGTACAAAGGCTCGGTCCTTGCCGTAGCGgctgtcatcccctctctctcccacttttgCTTAGCTGTCCTGtccaataaaggccaaaaaagtccccaaaaaatcttaaaaaaaaaaaaaaaacataaaatgtgtaaTAGAATATTATGATGAAGTTCtaacattttaaatccaaaaggtcaactttgacatcataatattcttcaaaatcacttttctgaTCATTACTCAAACCCctcttttactttactttgctgcaatggttggatgtactgccaaattatTGAAAGCAACATTGGAGACAGCTTAttgttgtaaaataaacattcagcTCACAGACAGCAACTCTGGTGGATATCAGCAGCAAATGGCACGGTCCATTAAAACTTGTGACacctgtgtcactgtgtcatcCCAAGGCACACACCTGTGTGGTGCTGATGCTGTTATATCAGCTACACCTGTCAGCTGGATGGCCTACGTACAGTCGAACCTGCTCTCTAAAAATCTATTCAGATCAAACAGCAAACTTCTCTCCGTGACTCACCTGATGTGTATTCAGCTGGTATTTCCTGTCATAAACTCATACAAATCTTTTACTCTTATTAATAATTACTATTACACACAATATCCATAATCAGTAGGCCACAGTATGCACTGCAGACATCATATATCATtaacaaaaagctaaaatgttCACCCCGTCCCCTTATACACTGAGACCACCACTTCCCAGACCTTCACCTCCTCGCCTCTGCTGCTGTTAGTGGACCTACACTCCGAAACAAGTCGCGACGTCCAGTCATCACCGGCAGATTaactgttctttttattttgtaggtaaTTGTTTTTGATCCATTTTTAAGTTAACCACATGTCACACAGTTATGTTACACTCTGTTGCTTTAAGtaaatatcaaatgttaaaTTCCTGTGAACAGTCCTGGAGCGGATTCTGTgcacacagctgaaaataaactgGCAGCCACCCCTATGAACAAATTTTTCAGGGCTGTTGAATTAAGATGTTTCTGTTTGACTTTGAACAAGACAATCAGCATGATTCAATAGACCAGCAGCACTGCTTTCATAACATGAATAATATGAATTTCTGTTTTACACTCGGCGGTACGGTggcaggggcccttctgtgctGAGAAACATGTTCTCCTTGTGCCTAcgtgggttttctccgggtctccagcttccttgtatcatatatataaatatatacataaatattggCCTTTTGAGTTTAGTTTGTTGGTTCCAGAATGGATGGTTTCACTTCTGCTTTTTGTTTGGTTCATTCAAGTGCAGCTCATTCAAGTTTATCCAGAGTTCACTTGTTCCTATCTCACTCTTTTAGAGGAGGGGATTCCAGGGTTTAGTAGCACGACATCAAACAACTGCACCTCATCCTTGAAAGACCAtctcaaaaattttaaaaattttaagttgcatgtgtgtgtgcagaatgCCGCGCGCTCAGAGTCGGTTCTGCCTGCCCCACCAAACAGCCAGGTGGGAAAAGAGGAAGTGACCTCACCTTACCTGGATATATTTAACTTGGGAGTGGTCTAGGATTGGCTATGAGGTTTTTAACCTGGGTTACACCTTCCCCCTGTGATCTCGGGCACCTCTCATGATATGGAACTGGCTGAGTGTCAGTTGGTGGCTGTGGCATGATTGGAGAACTTCACAGTCTGCTTCATGTTCTTCTGGGATGGGTGCAAAAACGATCAAgtcatgaaataaatataagagCTTCCTTCAAATTCATTTCTCCATGAGACGATGGAAAGTGCTCCGTGTGTTTGTTACTCCTTGGAGCATACAGTTAAATTACAAGAATCCTAAGGACACACAAAAGTGGGTTTTGGATTTGTCTGCTTTGTCCATTTCAATTTGATGGTAAAGATGGAGTACTGAGAACCACTCAGATCCAGAGAGTGCTGTGAAAGCATCCTCAAGCTGTGGAAGAGAATAGGCATCCTTGAAGATTAACTTCCTGTAATCAATACAGAGTGGCACACTTTCTTCTTCCTTTCCACTGCAGTCGGTAATTAAAAAGGGGGATTCAGATTCAGGGGTTACTCAGATTTCAGGaagttcttaaaaatgtttacgGACAGCAAGccaatatttatgtatatatttttatatatatgatacaggaagctggagacccggagaaaacccacgTAGGCACAAGGAGAACATGTTCCTCagcacagaagggcccctgccACCGTACCGCCGAGTGTAAAACAGAAATTCATATTATTCATGTTATGAAAGCAGTGCTGCTGGTCTATTGAATCATGCTGATTGTCTTGTTCAAAGTCAAACAGAAACATCTTAATTCAACAGCCCTGAAAAATTTGTTCATAGGGGTGGCTGCcagtttattttcagctgtgtgcACAGAATCCGCTCCAGGACTGTTCACAGGAAtttaacatttgatatttaCTTAAAGCAACAGAGTGTAACATAACTGTGTGACATGTGGTTAACTTAAAAATGGATCAAAAACAAttacctacaaaataaaaagaacagttAATCTGCCGGTGATGACTGGACGTCTCGACTTGTTTCGGAGTGTAGGTCCACTAACAGCAGCAGAGGCGAGGAGGTGAAGGTCTGGGAAGTGGTGGTCTCAGTGTATAAGGGGACGGGGTGaacattttagctttttgttaATGATATATGATGTCTGCAGTGCATACTGTGGCCTACTGATTCTGGATATTGTGTGTAATAGTAATTATTAATAAGAGTAAAAGATTTGTATGAGTTTATGACAGGAAATACCAGCTGAATACACATCAGGTGAGTCACGGAGAGAAGTTTGCTGTTTGATCTGAATAGATTTTTAGAGAGCAGGTTCGACTGTACGTAGGCCATCCAGCTGACAGGTGTAGCTGATATAACAGCATCAGCACCACACAGATGTGTGCCTTGGCACGGTCACAATAAAAGgtcactctaaaatgtgcagtttcatCTCATGACACAATGTCACAGATGTCAGTTTTTAGGGAGCGCGTCATCGGCTGCTGTCTGTGAgctgaatgtttattttacaacaaTAAGCTGTCTCCAGTGTTGCTTTCAATAATTTGGCAGTTCATCCAACCGTTGCAAACCAAGCAAGCCCTCCGGATGGCAATGAGGGGGTTTCGGTagtggccagaaaagtgtttttgtgaaacattatgtcacagttgacctttgaccttttggatttaaaatatcAGAACTTCATAATTATATCCTTTTAGACaattgtgtcaaatttgagcaggtgaattcttgagttatggtcaaaaacatgttttatgaggttaccgtaaccttgacctttgacatttagccaccagattctaatcaattcattcttgagtccaaataaatgtttgtgtcaaatttgaaaaaactccctcaaggtgaTCTTGAGATATGGCTTTCACAGGAATCAGATGAGTGCGAGGCCATTGTGATCTTGACAGTTGACCACCAAAAAAGTTAGTGCCAAACTTGGTGATATTTCTTTCTAGGtgatcttgagatattgctctCAAATATAATttgctcatccttgagtctaacTGAAAGTTTTtaccaaatttaaagaaaaaaaatccctcaaggttttcttgagatattcacaagaatgagacctCATGCCTCTGACTTTGGcataaaaactgctcaggaatgactggaagagacagagagatcaaGCTCTCCACCTGGCCTTCAAATTCACTAGATCCCAATCTGATCCAGAGTTTGTGGGACATGCGGGTACCCCGGAGGTACCTGTGATCCTTGGTGGGTCCTCCCTGGATCGGACTTGGCTCTGGCCTGTAACATGGACACAGAACATCTTGGGGGAGTCTTGTGGTCTGTGGCAGCAGAACGGTGATGACGGATCCTTTGAGTAAATGGTACATGGACTGTACTTGTtaagcgcttttctagtcttcatGACCACTTAAAGCGCTTTTACACTCgaatgtcacattcacccactgacacacacattcagacactgttggccgaggctactgtacaatttggggttcagtatcttgcccaaggacactttgacatgttgcccggaggagcCGGGGAACGAGccgctgaccttctgattagaggacgacccgctctaacTCTGAGCCACAACCGCCCCGGGGCCCTCTGGGTTGAATTATGGGGTATCAAATTGGATCAGATCTGTGAAATTTGGAGGCCAGGGTGATGCCTTCAGCTCTGTAGTCATGTTCATCAGACCATTCCTGAGCGTGGTTTACGGTGCTTGtgtactgggacaaggacagcagtCCGATTAAATGACCTGATGGAGCTATAACCGTAGCTTGACTAAActtaatgtaaatgtactgagttgtcagtatatgcaaataaaatacagacaaaCCTTATCCTGTGCGAGTGCTCCATATGAAATGGGGAGTGCTTTATCTATAATTGGTGATATCCATCACCTCAACACCAGGCAAATCACTCAACCTGTGGGGGAAAAATTCACTTCCGTTAAGTGTAGGGATCAAATCCAGTGTGTCTAGAAATTTTCTGATGATAGCTGCAGCGTGCAGGTCCATCTAAGTCGTTAATGAATTCAATTTCCTCTGTTCCCAAAGATTCTCAACTGGTGTTCCTCACTTCTTGCCCCCCATCTGACGTTCGCCTGTCGGGATCGCCTGACTGCAAACAAGCTATAAGTAAATGTTATCTTGTGATCAGAGAGCGTCACGTGTCTGCAGTTGTCTGagtcaaaacacacagagaaggtATATAAACTGTAGGTTTCCCTGTCAAAGACACCCTGCTACCTGCTTCTGCTGCAAGTGCAACCTCACCTGATCATCACAACAAGGTGAGTCTCCCGTTTCGTCCCTGCAACAGCTGATTTGATTCACATCTacagaaaatacttttatatcttgtcatttttacattcagtgttcaCCTTAAGATAAAATCCTCTTTTCACACCCAGTACTTTACAATgcctcttcttttttaaaattctttattCATATGTCACCAAATAACACTACTTTCAGTagaattttttgcaaatgttaaatttgtgatttatattcacatttttgcatcactttgaCAGATGGCATCAAGTCTTCTTGTCATTGTGGTCCTCTGTTTGACCATTGAACTGTGGACTGGAGTGAATGTaagtaatatgtttttttttttttttagaaaaatctttGGTGTTATAAACCACCAGTGCTACGAGAGCTCTTCCAGCCCAGAATCATGTTTTTAACACAGTGTAAATGCTTTATTGATGTTTTGcgataaaacacatttagacGAATAAAAATCAACATCCTGTCACTTTgtatatttgaatttaaatcttATAAATGAAGGCAAATCAGAGATGAGTTTGACGCTAAACATCCCGTCTTTATCTTCACAGGCGACATGTGACCCAGGTTGGTACCTGTCAGAACGGTGGGGGTGAAATACAGCAGCTGCACTTTCTGCATGATTGTCCTTCTAATCATCtacatttgttttacatatAACTGCTGTGAAGTTTGCCCTGATGGTTGGGCTGCATTTGACAAAAAGTGCTACCAGTTCCACATGGACCACAAGACCTGGGGAGAAGCAGAGGTACGTCCTGAAACAATTTTAGTTAATTTATAACTGAAACACTGTATTAGTGGCTTATGCTTTTAATCAGCTGTTCTTACAAGAATCATTGAGTGGTAAAAGTTTGTGTATGTGCGGTTTAACGTGAGTGGCACATTCAAACAGCTTCACAATTATCTGTGACTGAATCTGACACAAAAGTTCAAAAAGCATGACTTGACGTGTCAGGAAAACGTATTCTCTGTCACATTCTCACtttgtttcaaacatttttcatctcacTCTGTCCTCATCCAACTCCACTCATCTCTGTAttatttctctttgtcttttcttttttatttgctccACATCTCTCTTTTATCAGCATTTCTGCACCACTATCGGTGGAAATCTGCCTTCCATCCATAGTGACTTTGAGTACCAAGTCCTCAGAGCGGGGATTCTCAGAGCGAGCGGCGCACATACAAACATTTGGGTTGGAGGCTACGATGCAACGCATGTGAGTCCGCCTTCTTTGTATATTCTTTAACTCATCtttgacaaaacatttaactttaaaacataACTGAAATACATCACACAAAATCTATAAATTAGGGTTAAAggctcttttaaaaaaaaaggaatgtttcCTTTCAGGAGGGTATTTGGCTGTGGAGCGATGGCACAAAGTTTGACTTCAACGGCTGGGGCAAAGGGGAGCCCAACAACAGCGGCGGAGAACATTGCATGGAGATGAACTTTAATGGTAAAACTTTGTCCTCTTGATGGGCATTTTTATTGAGAAGCAGTTTGGAAATCATTTATCAGTaatgaagacagaaaaatgatcttttttaacTGATAATGTGGTTCAGCCTTACATCattaatgcattttgttttatccatactatgaattttgttttttatttccgttgtttcttttttttttttaatacaggcTTTCATTTGCAAGTGTTGCAGTTTATCTccctctttattttaatttacagttaAGACAAGATATATTAAAAGCTACAAAATAGGAAACAGACACaagcacatacaaaaaaacataaataatacgAGCAATAGCATTAATCTCAGCCAGTGAaatttacaaattacaaatctGTCAATCCAAAATGAGAATAGGAGAAATTGGGAAATAAGATACAATTAAATCCACATAATTTTGTTCTGGGATCAGACTTCAAATTTGAATGCATCTTCAGGTACATTCTTAGAATTGCTTTATATCCtcacaattttccaaaaatggttTGACAAGAAGTGCCCCCTGATATCAAAGTGTGGTACATAAAGCTTAAATCCATATTTTTGGGTTTGGAGGGAGttaataaaatattactttttttaatttaaaaaaaaggcaaagtgaaTGTGAACATTTTACAGCCGAGCCGTCTAACATGCTGTCATTGTTTTTCTACAGGACAGGACATTATCAACGACATGAGGTGTGACAGGAAgaaagcttttgtttgtgtcacataCCCACAATAAGACATCAGACATGTCTGTCCTGGTGAGACATACCCACATTAAGACATCAGACATGTCTGTCCTGGTGAGGTCGCGTCCCCACCCATGATGTCACTTCCAAAAGGTTGTTGAGCCTCGATGACTTCACTGCTGGAGGATCTACTGACAGTtctgatttcattttgatttaataaagaaaatttcATCAAGCAGTTGGTAGAAGGTACAAGTatatttattagtcatttttcaagcaaagtttaaaatgaaatgacaatttgtccttgatcttGCTACGTCTTTGTAGATGAAAAATGAgttgatttaaatgaaaattgcaTCCGGTttcttgggcatgttgctgctgatggcatcatgaagttcctgcagtgcattttttgagtttggctctgaacaaggtctgcccatccagtgcacCGGCTTGATTCTGGATGtcaggggttaaccatgtctctgtgaagatgtgtgcagagcagtctctgatttcctgttgctgagttGATTGATTTTACTTCAGATTGTGGTTACATTTCAAGAAAGATAACATTTCAAATGATAAAATCACACAGTAATAACATGTCAAAGTTTGGGCTTCTCTTGAACTGCAGCATCAGCAGATTCAATCTATACCTGATATGTTACCATCCATGGTGTAGACTTTTGTGCTTCTGCCATAAATAAGTAAGCAGGCAGTGTAGTTAAATGTGGGTACTCATCTGTCTTGGGCCAGTTGAttcaaaaaacagatttcagaGACAACAGCAATTTTGAAGtaaataattatgttaattGTCCTATCGCTAACCACCGTCCCCGAAGCTCGCTCAGACCAGCAGTCAGCGCGCTGCCTAAACTAACAatgacagctgtttgtgtcaaaGACATATCCAAAGATGCTTTACAAAACTTTTGAGGACAGAAGCTCCTTATTTCACACAGAAGCCATCAAAATTATCGTCAGTATGCTGCGGTGTTAGCGTTAGTaagcctttgctttctttgtaatggttttcagttttcaacTACAGTCTTTTGCTGCAGTTAACACTGATGATACTAAGactaaagcctcattcccactgcaaaaaaaaacaaaaaaaacgctAATACCCTCAACATCTGGCTTAATGacttaatg
The DNA window shown above is from Plectropomus leopardus isolate mb chromosome 8, YSFRI_Pleo_2.0, whole genome shotgun sequence and carries:
- the LOC121946521 gene encoding galactose-specific lectin nattectin-like, which translates into the protein MASSLLVIVVLCLTIELWTGVNATCDPDCCEVCPDGWAAFDKKCYQFHMDHKTWGEAEHFCTTIGGNLPSIHSDFEYQVLRAGILRASGAHTNIWVGGYDATHEGIWLWSDGTKFDFNGWGKGEPNNSGGEHCMEMNFNGQDIINDMRCDRKKAFVCVTYPQ